A single window of Lutzomyia longipalpis isolate SR_M1_2022 chromosome 1, ASM2433408v1 DNA harbors:
- the LOC129787913 gene encoding uncharacterized protein LOC129787913, protein MRNCFVPLCDIQCKTMEKRMMFLPPKDEEMFEKWKENLPKKRPFKRNDRVCERHFNPEDVIKTWEHKINGQIFHLERGKPRLRPTAVPCRNFPKEEEIDEMRKRRATPKKAPGNTNAPTSPKKRRKEADVSDEAKDETIILMSQTEIAQEDERDIILETLIQEEEQRRNIFSSIFDEIYEIVLPSLLWGIHRDPEHEFFAFTCFDSVRQAATKIVHMDSDLNMSIRIKGIVVSSEQLDFSTVTTEYLSAVLSEIDDQVMCQGDDERCKVYAEENSQHCSQCSSRAIKSI, encoded by the exons ATGAGGAATTGTTTTGTGCCTCTTTGTGATATTCAGTGCAAGACAATGGAGAAGAGGATGATGTTTCTGCCACCAAAG gaTGAGGAAATGTTTGAGAAGTGGAAGGAAAATCTTCCCAAAAAGCGCCCGTTTAAGCGTAATGATCGAGTGTGTGAGAGACACTTCAATCCGGAGGATGTAATAAAGACGTGGGAGCACAAGATAAATggacaaatttttcatttggaacGGGGAAAGCCTCGACTTCGGCCCACGGCTGTGCCGTGTCGGAATTTCCCAAAAGAGGAGGAAATTGATGAGATGCGAAAGAGGAGAGCAACACCTAAGAAAGCACCAGGAAATACAAATGCGCCCACATCGCCGAAGAAGCGACGCAAGGAGGCGGATGTGAGTGATGAAGCCAAGGATGAAACCATAATACTAATGAGCCAAACGGAAATTGCGCAGGAAGATGAGAGGGACATTATCCTCGAGACCCTAATACAGGAGGAGGAGCAACGACGAAATATCTTTTCATCCATATTCGATGAAATCTATGAGATTGTCCTGCCATCGCTACTGTGGGGCATCCACAGGGATCCGGAGCATGAATTCTTTGCATTCACCTGCTTCGATTCTGTCCGGCAAGCTGCCACGAAGATTGTTCACATGGACAGTGATCTCAACATGAGTATACGAATTAAGGGAATTGTCGTCTCGTCGGAACAGCTAGATTTCAGCACAGTCACCACGGAATATCTCTCTGCCGTCCTCTCGGAGATTGATGACCAAGTTATGTGTCAGGGGGATGATGAGAGATGCAAAGTCTATGccgaagaaaattcacagcaCTGCTCCCAATGCTCTAGTAGAGCCATAAAGAGTATTTAG